In the genome of Magnolia sinica isolate HGM2019 chromosome 2, MsV1, whole genome shotgun sequence, one region contains:
- the LOC131225234 gene encoding E3 ubiquitin ligase BIG BROTHER-related-like — protein sequence MENAKESNHGNKPNEENPNSESEPEPESIPSSRQPSRAPFTSLSQVDADLALTRTLQEQERAYMMLRMNGGDGSGYGSSDSGGYVYEDEAGDDPNDDGNDAGSIDDGEDAFDVHGWAPSEDELGVEIDPSAFDSDEHMRGPLRMQRSEKLFFA from the exons ATGGAGAACGCCAAAGAATCTAACCATGGCAACAAACCCAACGAAGAAAACCCTAACTCCGAGTCCGAACCGGAACCCGAATCCATCCCCTCATCTCGACAGCCTTCCCGTGCACCCTTCACCAGCCTCAGCCAAGTTGATGCCGATCTGGCCCTCACCCGTACACTTCAAGAACAG GAAAGGGCGTATATGATGCTTAGAATGAATGGCGGTGATGGAAGCGGTTATGGAAGTTCTGATAGTGGTGGTTATGTTTATGAAGATGAAGCTGGTGATGATCCGAATGATGATGGGAATGATGCTGGGAGCATTGATGATGGTGAAGATGCATTCGATGTGCATGGATGGGCCCCGAGTGAGGATGAATTGGGTGTGGAGATCGACCCGTCAGCATTTGATAGTGATGAGCATATGCGAGGGCCCTTAAGGATGCAGAGGAGCGAGAAGTTGTTTTTTGCTTGA
- the LOC131225239 gene encoding B3 domain-containing transcription factor FUS3-like: MALAGINDCEFTRTMINYEIGFQKGAEAHLPILTSREGILMSMDDMDTSQVWSFKYRFWPNNKSRMYVLENTGEFVKSHGLRLGDFIMLYRDDHKQKYIIRAKKTLDREAPPASSKNGLFNANTADDQLVPNMGVSKSSYFHVNLPVTDEMCMGFLLNDAFSSEFLIDLWNGRLQSTTSFGSVENLSLDDFP, from the exons ATGGCCCTTGCCGGCATCAATGATTGTGAGTTCACTCGAACTATG ATCAATTATGAAATTGGATTTCAGAAGGGGGCTGAAGCCCACCTCCCAATCCTTACTTCGAGGGAAGGGATCTTGATGAGTATGGATGACATGGACACTTCGCAAGTGTGGAGCTTCAAGTACAG GTTTTGGCCAAACAACAAGAGTCGGATGTATGTCCTAGAGAACACTG GAGAGTTTGTTAAATCGCATGGCTTACGACTTGGAGACTTCATCATGTTATACAGAGATGACCACAAACAGAAATAT ATTATTCGAGCAAAGAAGACTTTAGACCGGGAGGCACCTCCTGCTTCTTCAAAGAATGGCTTATTCAATGCTAACACTGCCGATGATCAGCTGGTGCCCAACATGGGGGTAAGCAAATCAAGCTACTTCCATGTAAATCTTCCAGTTACAGATGAGATGTGCATGGGGTTCCTCCTCAACGATGCCTTCTCATCGGAATTTCTAATAGATCTTTGGAACGGAAGGCTTCAGTCCACGACCAGCTTTGGGTCTGTCGAGAACTTGTCTCTTGATGACTTCCCATGA